The following proteins are co-located in the Vigna angularis cultivar LongXiaoDou No.4 chromosome 2, ASM1680809v1, whole genome shotgun sequence genome:
- the LOC108328201 gene encoding actin-related protein 5: MPFISKIQRQSDYTLFSSATPIVIDNGASYFRIGWAGETQPRVVFRSIVQRPRHKATGEIVTIVGDHDPALMKYFDCSRSGPRSAFDSNVVYQFEMMEYILDFGFDRLGATGSEIDHPVLITECVCNPIQSRSKMAELLFETYGVPSIAFGVDAAFSYKYNQQHGVCDKDGLALCPGFNTTHVIPFVDGEPIYKGCCRTNVGGFHVTDYLKQLLSLKYPYHMARFTWEKVDDLKMEHCYIAPDYASEARLFQKKSKEAKEKTRCWQLPWIPPPTEEPPSEEEIARKAAIRERQGQRLREMAEAKRSSRINELENELHGLEFLLKQLEQVEDSDIPSFLSETGYVSRQEIESARIKVTQSLRKAKGEPKSEQAETEKADSGINEKYSLINIPDDMLSPEQLVEKKKQLSLKSMSDGRQRMKQKRYEEELERERKQQLEEEKRLENPELYLEQLRAKYKDLSEKVDQRKRLKTNGDHSNGNNLSGGIGRGERLSASQRERMRLLTTAAFDRGKDEDTFGAKDEDWQLYKLMSKDNDDGDEGPDEDDTELARISSKLQDLDPTFVPKPETGSSQPAEASRGRSLTKEDFQIVIGVERFRCPEILFNPNWMAVDQAGLDEMAGVSIRRLSCKDEELEKRLTSSILVTGGSSIFPGMIERLEAGIRMIRPCGSPIKVVRALDPIMDAWRGAAAYATIPQFHSQTFSRMDYFEKGEDWLRSYQLKYSL; this comes from the exons ATGCCATTCATCTCCAAAATTCAGCGCCAATCTGATTACACTCTCTTCAGCTCCGCCACTCCCATTGTCATCGACAATGGTGCCTCCTATTTCCGTATTGG ATGGGCTGGAGAGACTCAACCTCGTGTTGTTTTCCGCAGCATTGTCCAACGGCCACGCCACAAAGCCACTG GAGAAATTGTCACTATTGTTGGTGACCATGATCCAGCATTAATGAAATACTTTGACTGTAGTCGCTCTGGACCTCGCTCAGCATTTGACAGCAATGTAGTTTACCAATTTGAAATGATGGAATAT attttggaCTTTGGATTTGACAGGTTGGGAGCAACAGGATCAGAG ATTGATCATCCTGTCCTGATCACTGAATGTGTATGCAACCCAATTCAGTCTCGTAGTAAAATGGCAGAACTTCTTTTTGAGACATATGGAGTTCCATCTATAG CCTTTGGTGTTGATGCGGCATTCAGCTACAAATATAATCAACAACATGGTGTTTGTGATAAAGATGGCCTTGCTTTGTGTCCTGGATTCAATACAACTCATGTGATTCCG TTTGTGGATGGGGAGCCTATATATAAAGGATGTTGCCGAACCAATGTTGGTGGGTTCCATGTCACTGATTATTTAAAGCAACTTCTTTCACTGAAATATCCTTATCATAT GGCTAGATTTACATGGGAAAAGGTTGACGACCTGAAGATGGAACATTGTTATATTGCACCAGATTATGCTTCTGAAGCTCGACTGTTTCAG AAAAAATCTAAGGAGGCTAAAGAAAAAACCAGATGTTGGCAGCTCCCTTGGATTCCACCCCCTACGGAGGAGCCTCCTTCTGAAGAAGAGATTGCTAGAAAGGCAGCAATAAGAGAGAGACAGGGTCAAAGATTACGTGAAATGGCTGAGGCAAAGAGGTCCTCTAGAATAAACGAATTGGAAAATGAATTGCATGGTTTGGAATTTCTTCTAAAACAGCTTGAACAAGTTGAAGACAGTGATATTCCGTCTTTCCTATCAGAGACTGGTTATGTCTCTAGGCAGGAGATAGAATCTGCCCGCATTAAAGTTACTCAATCTTTACGTAAAGCAAAAGGTGAACCAAAGAGTGAACAAGCTGAAACCGAAAAAGCTGACTCTGGCATTAATGAAAAGTATTCTCTTATAAACATCCCTGACGACATGCTCTCCCCTGAACAG CTagttgaaaaaaagaaacagcTGTCACTCAAATCCATGTCAGATGGACGACAGAGAATGAAGCAGAAGCGTTATGAAGAGGAATTGGAGCGAGAAAGGAAACAACAGTTAGAGGAGGAAAAACGCCT AGAGAACCCAGAGCTTTACTTGGAACAATTGCGTGCCAAGTACAAAGACCTTTCAGAGAAAGTTGACCAGAGAAAACGGCTCAAGACAAACGGAGATCATTCCAATGGAAATAACTTGTCTGGTGGCATTGGTCGTGGTGAGAGACTCAGTGCTTCTCAGAGGGAGAGAATGCGGCTCTTAACAACTGCTGCCTTTGATCGTGGTAAGGATGAAGATACATTCGGTGCCAAAGATGAAGATTGGCAACTTTACAAATTAATGAGTAAAGATAATGATGATGGTGACGAGGGACCAGATGAGGATGACACTGAGCTAGCTCGCATCTCTTCCAAGCTGCAG GACTTGGATCCAACATTCGTGCCCAAGCCAGAAACTGGTAGCTCTCAACCTGCTGAGGCGTCACGTGGTCGTTCTTTAACCAAAGAAGATTTTCAAATTGTTATCGGTGTGGAAAGGTTCCGATGCCCTGAAATTTTGTTCAATCCAAACTGGATGGCAGTTGATCAAGCAGGGCTAGATGAGATGGCTGGGGTGTCAATAAGAAGGTTATCGTGTAAGGATGAAGAGCTGGAAAAGAGACTGACAAGCTCCATACTTGTGACTGGTGGAAGTTCTATTTTCCCCGGCATGATTGAACGGCTTGAAGCCGGAATTAGGATGATTCGACCATGTGGATCACCCATTAAGGTTGTCAGAGCATTGGATCCTATTATGGATGCATGGCGTGGTGCTGCTGCATATGCAACAATCCCACAATTCCATTCTCAAACCTTCAGTAGGATGGACTATTTTGAAAAGGGTGAAGACTGGCTCCGCAGTTATCAACTAAAATATTCATTGTAA
- the LOC108327601 gene encoding G-type lectin S-receptor-like serine/threonine-protein kinase CES101 isoform X2 → MVFTLSKRVLCFIIITFTCFLKLAKPSNLREDTLLQGHPLAATDRLISPSSLYTLRFFQLDDGSEASTKFYLGISANKYYYYVWLANRDNPIHDDPGVLTIDEYGNLKIVSSTTTVMLYSVEAESNKSVRASLLDTGNFVLHELNLDGSVKRVLWQSFDYPTDTILPGMKLGYDKHTGHKWSLTARRSYKTLWSGSFSLSLDPKINQLISRWRGDIIWASGEWRNGSFSNLKSSSLDRENFNFTFFSNESLTYFEYSPDSGYLIMGPLGIINATGVSYSCVGSEIVPGCTMPQPPKCRENGDLYLPSWNSFGAMSRKGYIFDERENMTISDCWMRCLKNCSCEAYTYAFKDATGCEIWSRYTSHFVEGNSGVGRPIFFFLSETKAKGKKRRIWIASAAVGVLLLILSFIASFIMLGRKQKQRVENRKKRTNVFSDIGENTEISDACDEGREEWNEKRTGSDTHKFDFITILQATDNFSSANKIGEGGFGPVYKGKLANGQEIAIKRLSKSSGQGLVEFRNEAMLIVKLQHTNLVRLLGFCIDREERILVYEYMANKSLNLYLFEANKRTALDWKIRYKIIEGIAQGLVYLHQYSRLKVIHRDLKASNILLDNELNPKISDFGMARILKWTILEEKTNRVVGT, encoded by the exons ATGGTTTTCACTTTGAGCAAAAGAGTGCTATGCTTCATCATCATCACTTTTACCTGTTTCTTGAAACTTGCAAAGCCTTCAAACTTGAGGGAAGACACGTTGCTCCAAGGCCATCCCCTTGCAGCAACCGACCGTTTGATTTCGCCTTCTTCTTTATACACACTGCGTTTCTTTCAGCTTGATGATGGGTCTGAAGCTAGCACCAAATTCTACCTTGGCATATCAGCCAATAAGTACTATTACTATGTTTGGCTTGCCAACAGGGACAATCCAATCCACGATGACCCCGGAGTTCTCACCATTGATGAATATGGCAACCTCAAAATTGTGTCAAGTACTACCACTGTGATGCTATATTCAGTCGAAGCAGAAAGTAACAAAAGTGTTAGAGCCTCTTTGCTTGATACAGGAAACTTTGTGCTTCATGAATTGAACTTAGATGGATCTGTGAAAAGGGTGTTATGGCAAAGCTTTGATTACCCCACAGACACTATTTTACCAGGGATGAAGCTTGGCTATGACAAGCACACTGGCCACAAGTGGTCTCTAACAGCAAGGAGAAGTTACAAAACTCTTTGGTCAGGGTCTTTCTCTCTCAGCCTTGACCCCAAAATTAACCAATTGATTTCCAGATGGAGAGGGGACATTATTTGGGCCAGTGGAGAGTGGAGAAATGGAAGTTTTAGCAACCTGAAATCCTCATCACTTGACAGAGAGAACTTCAACTTCACTTTCTTTTCAAACGAAAGTTTGACCTACTTTGAATATTCTCCAGATTCTGGTTATCTCATCATGGGACCATTGGGTATAATCAATGCTACCGGTGTCTCTTACTCCTGTGTTGGCAGTGAGATTGTGCCTGGTTGTACAATGCCACAGCCTCCCAAATGTAGGGAAAATGGTGATTTGTACTTGCCAAGTTGGAATAGTTTTGGAGCAATGTCAAGAAAGGGATACATATTTGATGAAAGAGAGAACATGACCATTTCTGATTGCTGGATGAGGTGTTTGAAAAATTGCTCCTGTGAGGCTTACACTTATGCATTCAAGGATGCAACTGGCTGTGAAATATGGAGCAGATACACATCACACTTTGTTGAGGGTAATTCCGGTGTTGGCCGtccaattttcttctttctcagcGAAACCAAAGCCA AAGGCAAGAAGAGGAGAATATGGATTGCTAGTGCTGCGGTCGGAGTTCTTCTCCTCATACTCTCATTCATTGCATCCTTTATCATGTTGgggagaaaacaaaaacaaagag TTGAAAATCGTAAGAAGCGAACAAATGTATTCTCTGACATTGGAGAAAATACTGAAATTTCTGATGCATGCGATGAAGGAAGAGAAGAATGGAATGAGAAAAGGACAGGCAGTGATACACATAAATTCGACTTTATAACCATTCTTCAGGCAACGGACAATTTCTCTTCAGCGAATAAGATTGGAGAGGGTGGTTTTGGACCTGTTTACAAG GGGAAATTGGCAAATGGTCAAGAAATAGCTATAAAGAGACTTTCAAAAAGCTCGGGACAAGGATTGGTAGAGTTCAGAAATGAAGCTATGCTGATTGTGAAACTGCAGCACACTAACCTAGTGAGGCTTTTAGGATTTTGCATTGACAGAGAAGAAAGGATATTAGTCTATGAATACATGGCCAACAAAAGTTTGAATTTATACCTTTTCG AGGCCAACAAAAGAACTGCGTTAGATTGGAAGATAAGGTACAAAATTATTGAAGGAATTGCTCAAGGACTTGTGTATTTACATCAATATTCAAGATTAAAAGTGATACACAGAGATTTGAAGGCTAgtaatattttgttggacaATGAGTTAAATCCAAAAATATCTGATTTTGGAATGGCTCGGATACTTAAATGGACAATActagaagaaaaaacaaatagagTTGTTGGAACATA A
- the LOC108327602 gene encoding G-type lectin S-receptor-like serine/threonine-protein kinase At1g67520, giving the protein MLYSSDDAGRQVNNNNNTTTTFNAILQDTGNLMLGEVNQNGSLKRILWQNFDHLSHVLMMRMKLGFDRKTGQNCCEAYSYANMMKVAVRYEQRLSKICGHCYNLTAGLRQIYFLVARKNGGNTAISIAYNEIKEWKKDGKTSGDMYIFDFQTILTANFSSTNKIGEGGFGAVYKGKLPSEEEVAIKRLSKV; this is encoded by the exons ATGCTCTATTCTTCTGATGATGCTGGAAGACAAGttaacaataacaacaatacTACTACTACCTTCAACGCCATATTGCAAGATACTGGGAACCTTATGCTTGGTGAAGTGAACCAAAATGGATCTTTGAAGAGGATATTATGGCAAAATTTTGATCACCTCTCACACGTTCTTATGATGAGAATGAAACTAGGGTTTGACAGAAAAACTGGTCAAAATTG TTGTGAGGCTTACTCTTATGCTAACATGATGAAAGTGGCTGTGAGATATGAGCAGAGACTCAGCAAAATTTGTGGTCACTGCTATAATTTGACAGCTGGGCTGCGTCAGATATACTTTCTTGTTGCCAGAAAAAATG GAGGAAATACTGCAATTTCCATTGCCtacaatgaaataaaagaatggAAGAAAGATGGAAAGACCAGTGGTGATATGTATATTTTCGATTTTCAAACTATTCTTACTGCTAATTTTTCTTCCACCAATAAGATAGGAGAGGGTGGTTTTGGAGCTGTCTACAAG GGAAAGTTGCCAAGTGAAGAAGAGGTAGCCATTAAGAGACTTTCCAAGGTTTGA